In Aegilops tauschii subsp. strangulata cultivar AL8/78 chromosome 3, Aet v6.0, whole genome shotgun sequence, one genomic interval encodes:
- the LOC109777410 gene encoding uncharacterized protein At4g14100, protein MLTSDIILRRVDDIDYAWSPLTHHSPADRQVKRRIRSATTDMAWPLFQLQLLLIAAAATTAAAASSATTPDGPAPWPEQFHAVLFTNLTNVSIASTSPALRLHDLYYDWPQRRNLNLIRYQLSGNPLYDVEWNNGTSFYFDSATCRTLQFPVGVLRPGWIAEGGAVYLGRETTGGIDCHVWCKADFIVYYEDALTRRPVRWNFIDVTGIEQFVMSFEVGVVLEDDNQWQAPAHCFLDDAANKTNEHDDHVAVSNGVMDAVRLFRKFAGAAAAY, encoded by the exons ATGCTAACAAGTGATATTATTTTACGCAGAGTTGACGACATCGATTATGCG TGGTCACCCCTCACTCACCACTCACCAGCAGACAGACAGGTGAAACGGAGGATAAGGTCTGCGACAACAGACATGGCATGGCCACTGTTCCAGCTCCAGCTCCTGCTCAtcgccgctgccgccaccactgcggcggcggcgtcctcagcgacgACGCCCGATGGGCCGGCGCCGTGGCCGGAGCAGTTCCACGCGGTGCTGTTCACGAACCTGACCAACGTCTCGATCGCATCGACGAGCCCGGCGCTCCGCCTGCACGACCTCTACTACGACTGGCCGCAGCGGCGCAACCTGAACCTGATCCGGTACCAGCTGTCCGGCAACCCGCTCTACGACGTGGAGTGGAACAACGGCACCAGCTTCTACTTCGACTCGGCCACCTGCCGCACGCTGCAGTTCCCCGTCGGCGTGCTCCGCCCTGGGTGGATCGCCGAGGGCGGCGCCGTCTACCTTGGCCGCGAGACCACCGGCGGGATCGACTGCCACGTCTGGTGCAAGGCTGACTTCATCGTCTACTACGAGGACGCGCTCACGCGCCGCCCCGTCCGCTGGAACTTCATTGATG TGACGGGGATAGAGCAGTTTGTGATGAGCTTCGAGGTGGGCGTGGTGCTGGAAGACGACAACCAGTGGCAGGCACCCGCGCACTGCTTCCTGGACGACGCAGCCAACAAGACCAACGAGCACGACGATCATGTCGCTGTTTCGAATGGCGTCATGGACGCGGTCAGGCTATTCAGGAAGTTTGCTGGAGCTGCCGCCGCCTACTGA
- the LOC109777408 gene encoding putative pentatricopeptide repeat-containing protein At2g01510, translated as MLPPVLRQTPRTPPVMRLPFRPTVAVANADAVLPRVGPVAGFGAATPPDARMVKTGFDPAAYRLNLHLQSLISSGRLAQARALFDQMPHTKNAFSLNRMLSGYSRSGQLAAAHQLFLSSPPRLREAVTWTIMMATFAAAPGRAADALALFRDMLREGVAPDRVTVSTVLNVPASGTVTASLHPFTVKLGLLRSSVVVCNTLLDAYCKHGLLAAGMRVFQEMPHRDSVTYNAMMMGCSKEGLHREALGLFTDMRRAGLDASQFTFSSMLTVATGMGDLHLGRQVHGLVARATSVHNVFVKNSLLDFYSKCDCLAEMEKLFDEMPERDNVSYNVMISGYAWNRCASRALRLFREMQILCFDRQALPYASLLSVAGSLPHIGIGKQIHAQLVLLGLSSEDLAGNALIDMYSKCGMLDAAKTNFLNKNDKTGVSWTAMITGYVQNGQLEEALRLFCDMRRAGLSPDRATFSSIIKASSSLAMIGLGRQLHSYTIRSGHISSVFSGSALLDMYAKCGCLDEALQTFDEMPERNSISWNAVISAYAHYGQAKNAIKVFEGMLHYGFKPDSVTFLSVLSACSHNGLAEECMKYFELMEDEYGISPWKGHYACVIDTLGRVGRFDKVQKMLSVMPFEDDPIIWSSILHSCRIHGNQDLARVAAEKLFSMGSTDATPYVILSNIYAKAGKWEDAARVKKIMRNRGLRKESGYSWVEVKQKIYSFSSNDQTNPMISEMKEELERLYKEMDKQGYKPDTSCALHQVDDDLKLESLKYHSERLAIAFALINTPLGRPIRVMKNLSACLDCHAAIKMMSKIVNRDIIVRDSSRFHHFKDGVCSCGDYW; from the coding sequence ATGCTCCCTCCCGTTCTACGGCAAACCCCCCGTACGCCGCCCGTAATGCGCCTCCCGTTCAGACCCACCGTGGCCGTAGCCAATGCCGACGCCGTCCTCCCCCGCGTCGGCCCCGTCGCCGGCTTCGGCGCCGCCACGCCGCCGGACGCCCGCATGGTCAAGACGGGCTTCGACCCGGCCGCCTACCGCCTCAACCTCCACCTCCAGTCGCTCATCTCCTCCGGCCGCCTCGCGCAGGCCCGCGCCCTGTTCGACCAAATGCCCCACACCAAGAACGCCTTCTCCCTCAACCGCATGCTCTCCGGCTACTCCAGGTCGGGGCAGCTGGCCGCTGCGCACCAGCTCTTCCTCTCCTCCCCGCCCCGCCTCCGCGAGGCCGTCACCTGGACCATCATGATGGCCACCTTCGCCGCCGCCCCCGGCCGCGCCGCTGACGCCCTGGCTCTCTTCCGCGACATGCTCAGGGAGGGCGTCGCCCCAGACCGCGTCACCGTGTCCACCGTGCTCAACGTGCCCGCCTCTGGCACCGTGACCGCGTCGCTCCACCCTTTCACCGTCAAGCTCGGCCTCCTCCGCTCCAGCGTCGTCGTCTGCAACACGCTGCTGGACGCCTACTGCAAGCATGGCCTCCTTGCTGCCGGCATGAGAGTGTTCCAGGAGATGCCGCACAGGGACTCCGTCACCTACAATGCCATGATGATGGGGTGCTCCAAGGAGGGGCTGCACAGGGAAGCACTGGGCCTATTTACTGATATGCGCCGCGCGGGTCTTGACGCCAGCCAGTTCACCTTCTCCAGCATGCTCACCGTAGCCACAGGCATGGGTGATCTCCACCTCGGGCGCCAGGTCCACGGCCTCGTGGCCAGAGCCACCTCGGTGCACAACGTGTTTGTCAAGAACTCGTTGCTGGATTTCTACTCCAAATGCGACTGCCTTGCTGAGATGGAGAAGCTGTTCGACGAGATGCCAGAGCGCGACAATGTCTCATATAATGTCATGATCTCAGGCTATGCTTGGAACCGGTGCGCTAGCAGAGCGCTGCGGCTGTTCAGAGAGATGCAGATACTCTGTTTCGACAGGCAGGCCTTACCTTATGCTAGTTTGCTGAGTGTTGCTGGCTCACTGCCTCACATTGGGATTGGGAAGCAAATACATGCTCAGCTGGTCCTTCTTGGCCTTTCTTCGGAGGATCTTGCGGGCAACGCCCTGATTGACATGTATTCAAAATGTGGGATGTTGGATGCTGCAAAGaccaattttctcaacaagaatGACAAGACAGGCGTTTCATGGACAGCAATGATAACTGGGTATGTCCAGAATGGGCAGCTGGAGGAAGCGCTGCGGTTATTCTGTGACATGAGAAGAGCTGGTCTGAGCCCGGACAGGGCGACATTTTCAAGCATCATTAAGGCGTCCTCAAGCCTGGCAATGATCGGGTTAGGGAGGCAGTTGCATTCTTACACCATCAGATCAGGCCACATCTCCAGTGTGTTCTCAGGAAGTGCCCTTCTTGACATGTACGCAAAGTGTGGCTGTTTGGATGAGGCGCTCCAAACATTTGATGAGATGCCTGAGAGGAATTCGATCTCGTGGAATGCTGTTATTTCAGCCTACGCGCACTACGGGCAGGCAAAGAACGCCATCAAGGTGTTTGAAGGTATGCTTCATTATGGTTTCAAACCAGATTCAGTCACCTTCTTGAGTGTACTGTCAGCCTGCAGTCACAACGGTCTTGCAGAAGAATGTATGAAATACTTTGAATTGATGGAAGATGAATATGGCATATCCCCCTGGAAAGGACACTATGCTTGTGTTATCGATACATTAGGTCGGGTGGGACGTTTTGATAAAGTTCAGAAAATGTTGAGTGTGATGCCGTTTGAAGATGACCCAATCATTTGGAGCTCCATTCTTCACTCGTGCAGGATCCATGGAAACCAGGATTTAGCTAGAGTGGCAGCTGAAAAGTTGTTCAGTATGGGATCCACAGACGCGACACCTTACGTTATACTGTCCAACATATATGCAAAGGCCGGTAAATGGGAAGACGCTGCCCGTGTTAAAAAGATCATGAGAAATAGAGGACTTAGGAAAGAGTCAGGTTACAGTTGGGTTGAAGTCAAACAAAAAATCTACAGCTTTTCTTCAAATGACCAAACTAACCCGATGATATCCGAGATGAAAGAAGAGCTAGAGAGGCTGTACAAAGAGATGGATAAACAAGGATATAAGCCCGACACTAGCTGTGCCTTGCATCAAGTGGATGATGACTTAAAGTTGGAGTCATTGAAATACCACAGCGAGAGATTGGCCATTGCATTTGCTCTGATTAACACCCCACTAGGGAGGCCAATTAGAGTTATGAAGAATCTATCTGCTTGCCTAGACTGCCATGCTGCAATCAAGATGATGTCAAAGATTGTGAACAGAGACATAATTGTAAGAGATTCAAGCAGGTTTCACCATTTCAAGGATGGAGTTTGTTCTTGTGGAGACTATTGGTAG
- the LOC120976427 gene encoding putative FBD-associated F-box protein At5g56440 — protein MESMPKVRRPKLSDAGGDEDHLSALHDDTLIQILLKLCCLAAAARTSILSRRWRHLWALLPKLHFYNATDPRRIRSALAAHEAPTLQELVIVRQDASSGPTGAWLPIAARRLSGLLFCHYLSQRVMARRRAALKLPCFESATGIYMRLGFLRLTLPPSGVFARLSLLHLFQLRLHGMCELGAIVSSPRCPCLGRLLVDDVRGVGGLAIHSESLGQIELYNLPDLQQLTIVAPSLHQLKVQDCFAPVARQPVASISAPHLLQLAWIDDYDQNSVNLGEMAHLQRLVLQQFIVYGKDYIASHNRNCALLLRRFECLHNLVITLHCPPDIANKKYFMEDITRVPDVKLLGLGITACGHSFGASLFHVLRMCTAIRRLNLGLIVAPEHEAETVCPSGCICDQPSSWKTRELLLNCLEKVEIFDLKGSEHEISVVDRLFSWAPVLKRMTVNFHYSVTENKAEELCQVLLTFSRPEICMICRMPNMSEKVLYA, from the exons ATGGAGAGCATGCCGAAGGTGCGGCGGCCGAAGCTTTCTGACGCCGGAGGCGACGAGGACCACCTCAGTGCGTTGCACGATGACACCCTCATCCAGATCCTCCTCAAGCTCTGTTGCCTCGCTGCAGCCGCCCGGACCAGCATCCTCTCCCGCCGTTGGCGCCACCTTTGGGCCCTCCTCCCGAAGCTCCACTTCTACAACGCGACGGACCCCCGCCGCATACGCTCCGCCCTCGCCGCCCACGAGGCCCCGACGCTCCAGGAGCTCGTCATCGTCAGACAGGATGCCTCTTCCGGGCCCACGGGGGCGTGGCTCCCTATCGCCGCGCGCCGCCTCTCCGGCTTACTGTTTTGCCACTATCTGTCGCAGAGGGTCATGGCTAGGAGAAGAGCTGCCTTGAAGTTGCCGTGCTTCGAGAGCGCCACCGGGATCTATATGCGGTTAGGGTTCCTCCGCCTTACGCTGCCGCCTTCCGGTGTGTTCGCCCGACTCAGTCTTCTTCACCTCTTTCAGCTCCGACTGCACGGTATGTGCGAGCTCGGTGCCATTGTCTCCTCGCCGCGGTGCCCGTGCTTGGGTAGACTTCTCGTCGATGACGTCCGGGGTGTGGGCGGCCTCGCAATCCACTCGGAATCTCTTGGACAAATTGAGCTATATAATCTGCCCGACTTGCAGCAGCTCACCATCGTGGCGCCATCACTCCATCAGCTAAAAGTGCAGGATTGCTTTGCTCCAGTTGCGCGGCAGCCGGTTGCCAGCATCTCAGCCCCACACCTGCTGCAGCTCGCATGGATAGATGATTATGATCAAAACTCTGTCAATCTTGGCGAGATGGCGCACCTACAACGGCTTGTCCTCCAACAATTTATCGTATATGGAAAGGACTACATTGCTTCGCACAACCGTAATTGTGCGCTTCTTTTGCGGCGCTTTGAATGCCTACACAATCTTGTTATCACTCTTCATTGCCCCCCG GACATAGCTAACAAGAAATACTTTATGGAAGATATAACAAGGGTTCCTGATGTTAAGTTATTGGGATTGGGCATAACGGCATGTGGGCATTCCTTTGGAGCCAGCTTATTTCATGTTCTGCGGATGTGTACTGCAATAAGAAGGCTGAATCTTGGTCTTATTGTCGCACCTGAACACGAG GCAGAAACTGTGTGCCCATCAGGTTGTATATGTGATCAGCCATCAAGCTGGAAAACCAGGGAACTCTTGTTGAATTGCCTCGAAAAAGTAGAAATCTTTGACTTGAAAGGAAGTGAACATGAAATCAGTGTTGTGGATCGTCTATTCAGTTGGGCACCGGTGCTAAAAAGGATGACAGTAAATTTCCATTACTCAGTCACTGAAAACAAAGCTGAAGAGCTCTGCCAAGTGTTACTAACCTTCTCCAGGCCCGAAATATGTATGATTTGTAGGATGCCCAACATGTCGGAGAAAGTTTTGTATGCTTAA